TTTTGACCATCATCATCAAGCTTCTGTTCTGGCCCTTGTCGCACAAGAGCTACAAGTCCATGGAACAGATGAAGAAGCTGCAGCCCCTGATGGCCAAGATCCGTGAAAAATACGCCGATGACCGCGAGAAGATGAATTCCGAGATCATGCAGCTCTACAAGACCTACAAGGTCAATCCGGCCGGCGGTTGCGTGCCCATGCTGCTGCAGATTCCCGTGTTCTTTGCCCTGTACCAGGCACTGCTCGGCGCCATCGAACTCAGGCATGCGGCCTTCATTCCGACCCTGCCCTTCACCGATCTGGTCTGGCTGGCCGACCTTTCCGCCAAGGACCCCTACTACATCACGCCGTTGATCATGGGTGCGACCATGTTCCTGCAGCAGCGTCTGTCTCCGCCCATGGGTGATCCGATGCAGGCCAAGATCATGATGTTCATGCCTGTCATCTTCACGTTCCTGTTTCTGAACTTCCCGTCCGGTCTGGTTGTGTATTGGCTGGTCAACAACGTGCTGTCCATCGCCCAGCAGTCGTACATGATCAAGAAATCGAAATAGCGGCGTTTATGGCACGGCGTCCTCTACCGGGACGCCGGCCATGCGGCGGCGCTGTTTTTGATCTTCCGGCAACGTGAAGGAGATTTGATGAATACGTACAAGGATTTTCAGGCCAAGACCGTGGACCAGGCCATTGATGATGCGTGCCGTTTTTTTGCCGTTGAACGCGATGCACTGGAAATTGACATCGTCAGCGGCGGGTCATCCGGAATATTTGGCCTGGGCGCCAAAAAGGCGACCATCCAGGCAAAAAGACGTCGCCTCAACCCCGCGCCGGAGCCATCTATCGTGAGCGTGGTGGCGGAACGCGATGTTCCGGCAGGCGCTCCAAAACAGGACGAGGCAGAGGGCCTGGCCGAAGCCGAAGACGCTTTGGAAGTCGATGCCGCCGTCGATTTCGACGATGAGGATGAACCTCGGCCGGCCACGACGCTTTCCCCCGAGGAGAGGGCCCTGCTGGAAGCGGACATCCGCAAGATCATGACCGTCTTGCTCGCGCCCATCGCGGTCAATGTGACCCTGACCATCGACGTGGCGGCAAGTCCGGTCACCGTGCATATCGAAGACGAGGACAATTCGGGCCTGATCATCGGCCGCGACGGACAGACCATCACCGCCCTGCAGTATCTGGCCAACCGCATTGTTTCCAAGTCCTGGCCGCAAAGTCCGCGCATCCAGCTGGATGCCGGCGATTACCGGCAGAAGCAGGAGGAACAGCTCCTCGGCATTGCCCAGTTCCTGTCGGAAAAGGCGAAGAAGTCCGGGAGAGTGCAAAGCACGCGGCCCCTGTCCTCTTTTCACCGCCGGGTCGTGCACATGGCCCTGCAGGACGATCGCGGTGTGCAGACCCGCAGCAAGGGCGAGGGACATATGAAGAGGGTTCTTATCCTGCCGGTCAAGCGCGGTAAACCCGCCGGCCGTCCCCCCAGACGTCAGGAACCCGCCCAGGCGCATCAATCCTAACCTTCGCGGGCCTATTGGCCCGTTTTTTTTTCATGAACACAAACAACGACACCATCGTGGCCATCGCCACTCCTCCCGGCCAGGGCGCCATCGGCATTGTCCGTCTGAGCGGACCGACGGCCGGGGAAATCGCGCGCGCTCTTTTCCATTCCTCCCGCCCGGGGTTCGCGGACTTCAAGCCCTACCAGCTGCATCACGGGCAACTGCGTGACGGAAGAGGAAGCTTTCTGGACGAAGTGCTGGCGGCGTTCATGCCTGGTCCGGGTTCGTTCACGGGCGAGGATGTTGTCGAGCTGCAGTGTCATGGCGGCGGGGCCATTCTGCGCCGAGTGGTGGAGGAATGCCTGGCCGGTGGCGCGCGGTTGGCCGAGGCGGGCGAGTTTTCCAAGCGGGCCTTTCTCAATTCGCGCATGGATCTGACCCAGGCCGAGGCCATCATGGAGCTGGTGGGCGCGCCCACCGCCGTGGCCGTGGGCTTGGCCGGGAGCAAGCTTGAGGGTCTGCTGGCGCATCGCATCGGCGAGCTTCGGGCCGGTCTTGAGAGCGTGCGCGTGCAGCTTTGCGTGGCCGTGGATTTTCCCGAGGACGAGGTCGAGTGCCTTGCGCCGCAGGACTTGGCCAGGGGCGTTGCCGAGACGTGCCAGGCCATGGCCGAGCTGGCCGACAATTACGACCGTGGCCGCTGCTGGCGCGACGGGGCCCTGGTGGTCCTGGCCGGGCAGGTCAACGCGGGCAAGTCGAGTCTGATGAACGCGATCCTGGGCATCAACCGGGCCATCGTGACCGACATTCCGGGCACGACGCGGGATTATCTGGAAGAGTCGGTGCAGATCGACGGCCTGCCGGTGCGACTGGTGGACACGGCGGGCCTGCGGGCCGCGCTTGATAGCGTGGAACTCCTGGGTATCGAACGCAGCCGCGAGCTTTTGGCCCGGGCCGATCTCGTGCTGCTGGTCATCGACTCCGAGCTTGGCCCGGGGGCCGAGGATCTGGATCTGGTGGCGGAGATGGAAAACCTTCTGGTTGTGGCCAACAAGATGGATCTGGTCGCCGGAGAGCCAGCCTGGACCGGGGAAAGCCCCTGGAAAGACAAGGAGCTCTGCCGTCTTTGCGCCAAGCACGGCCAGGGCGTTTCCGGGCTGCTGGCCGCGATCCGTCGCATGGTGGCCGCCACCGGCGCTCCCGAAGCCGGCACGCTGGTGCCGAACCTGCGCCAGCACACGGCCCTGGTCCGCGCCACGGAAGAGCTGGCTCACCTGCTGGACGAACTGGCCGCTGGGCTGCCCTACGACATCCTCTCCGTGCGTCTGGACACCGCCTGCGCCATCCTGGCCGAAATCACGGGCGAGATCACCTCGGAAGAGGTGCTCCGCGCCGTGTTCGACGGGTTTTGCATCGGGAAGTGATCTGACCTGTTTTCTCAAAGCACAAAGGTGCGGGCGGTTCAAAAACGGTGAAGCGTACGGGACAAAGAAAAAGCCAGACCCAAAGCGTTCAACAAATGCGCTTCGGGCCTGGCTTTTCTGTACTGACGCAGCAATTGCTGTTTTTGGCCAGCCTACGGCAGCGTGAAGTTGATCTCCACCCGCTCCAGGCTCACGGCTTCCAGCACCACGTTCAGGGTCTGGCCCATGGCGAAGGTTTTGCCTGTGCGCTGGCCCAGGAGGTCCTGGCGCTCCGGGTCGAAGACGTAGAAGTCGTCCAGGGTCGCAAGCCGCACCAGTCCGTCCACGGGCATGTCCAGAAGCTCCACCCAGAAGCCGAAATCTGCCACTCCTGAAACAACCCCGCGCATTTCTTCCCCGATCCGATCCTCCAGGGCCAGAATGGCCGATCTCTTCTGAATCTCCCGCTCCGCCTCCATGGCTTTGCGCTCCAGGGCGTTCAGCCCTTCGCAGATGCCCTGCACGTCGCCCATGCTTATTTTTTCCGGCTCACCCGCGATCAGTCTTTTCAGGCTGCGGTGCACCAGCAAGTCCGCGTAGCGGCGGATGGGCGAGGTGAAGTGGCAATATGCGACCGACGCCAGTCCGTAATGGCCGTCGTTCTCCGGCGAGTACTGGGCCTGCATCATGGTGCGCAGGATGAGGCGGTTGACCAGATACTCGATGTCCGTGCCTTTGGCTGCATGGGAAATGTGCTGGAGTCCCATCTGGTTCATTTCCTTGGGCAGGCGGTCCACCAGGCTGGTGTGCGAGAGCATGCGCAGCAGGGTCTCCAGCTTTTTCTCGTCGGGCTGGGGGTGGATGCGGTACGGGAAGACGCGCTGCCGCGCGCCCATGTATTCGGCCACGCGTTCGTTGGCCGCGATCATGAATTCCTCGATCAGGCGGTGGCTGAAGAGGCGCGTTCCGGCGTGGACGCTGATGATGTCCTCGATCACGCGGACCTGGGCTTCGGGGATGTCGAAGTCCAGACAGCCGCGACCCATGCGACGCTTCATGAAGATTTTGGCCAGTTCCTCGGCATCGCGCAGCATGGGCAGCAGCTCGGCCGTGTCCTGGTCCGGCGAGCCGTCCAGGGCGGCCTGCACCTGATTGTAGGTCAGGCGGGCCTGGCTCATGATCACGGCATTGTAGAGCCTCGGCGCGCCGGGTTCGCCGTCCATGGAGTAGGGCGTGTCCACGACCATGGCCAGTCGCGCCACTTTCGGGCGCAGGCTGCACAGTCCGTTGGACAGGGCCTCGGGGAACATGGGTTCCACGGAGAGCGGGAAATAATAGGAATTGCCGCGGGCCAGGGCCTCGACATCAAGGGGCGAGCCTTCGGGCACGTAGTGGGCCACATCGGCGATGGCCACCACCAGCCGGTAGCCGTTCTCCTGCCGTTCCACGTAGACCGCGTCGTCGAAATCCTTGGCTGTCTCGCCGTCGATGGTCACCAGGGCGAGCTTGCGCAGATCGTTGCGGTCCGCCCAGTCCTGGGGCGATGGCGCGTCCGGCAGGGCTTCGGCCTGGCGTAGCGCGGGAACGGGAAAAATTTCGGGGATGGAATAGCCGGTCTTGACCAGCAGCTCCTGGGTGGCCAGATCCCGCTCCTCGCCCAGGCGGCGCAGGGCCGTGCAGCGCCAAATGCCCTTTTCCTGCTCCTCGACCGGGGCTACGCTTAAGATGTCGCCCTTTTCGGGGTTGGGGACGCCGCTGGTATCGACCACCGTGTAGAAGGGCATGCGCGAGTCCGTGGGATGGCAGAAATAGCTGTCCTGATGGATGCGCCGGGTGACCCGGACCAAGAGTTCTCGCGTGGCCCGGTCCAGAACTTCGACGACGCGTCCTTCCGGGGAGTCTTTTTTGCGCGAGCCGTCGATCACGGCAATGACCTTGTCTCCGGGCCAGGCTCCGCCGAAATTATTGGGGTGGATGAAGAGGTCTTTTTGCTTCCTGTCATCGGCAATGAGATACCCCACTCCGGAGCGGCGCACGTCCAGGGTGCCGGTCATGCGCGGCAGGTTGTCAATGAGGCCGTAGCTCTTGCCCATCTGCACGATCTCACCGCTCTCGACCAGCTGGGCCAACGTGGATTTGATGACTTTCTTGAGGGAGGCGTCGGCGTCGAACAGATCGTAGATGTTCTTGCTGCGCAGCGGTGCGCCGGATTGGTGCAGGGCGGCAAGCAGGGTTTTCTTGGAAAATTTGAGTTGTTTAGCTTGTTTTTTCGGGGGCATGTAAAGTCCAGGGTAGGTGGTGAAATCGATCGCCGAGCCAGTCGCGAAAGGAAATGGGCCCGGCGGTTGAAAAAGAGGTGGTCAGCTGCGGCGTCCACAGCCGTTCATCGGCAAAGGGCGCCAGCTTGACGGCGTCCTTGGGCGTGCAGACGATGTGGGCGCAGTCATTGCGTTCGGCGGCCGCGACAATGGCCTGCCAGTCGGACAGGCTAAAAGGGTGATGATCGGGGTAGATCAGGTGGCGGACCGGCTTTTCGCCGAGATCGGTCTTGCACGTCTGACACACTTTGTCCGGATTGGCGATGGCCGTGACCAGCAGGAAACGTTGGCCGTCAAGCGTGTCCTGCGTTTCGCCGGTCAGGGCGTTGGCCACGCCTCGGGCCGTGACCCGGAAAAAGAAGATGGGCTTGCCGAGGATGGCCAGCTTGATATGGGCGACCGTCTCCAGGCAACCGTCGTCGTTGTCGAACATGGTGTTGATCAGAAACGCGTCCGCCCGGGACAGGGCGGAAACGTCCTCGCGCCACGATCCGGCGGGGATGACCCGGTTCCATTCCTCGTCCAGATCGCGCGGGGACAACAGGCACAGGTTCAGGTCGCGCTGAACGCGTAGGTGCTGATACCCGTCGTCGAGGACGAACAGATCGGCCATTTTTCTGGCCGCGATCTTGCCGGCCCGCACCCGGTTGGGATCGACCAGAATCTGGGCCTGGGGGTGGGTGCGCTTCAAGAGCAGCGGTTCGTCGCCCGCTTCATGTGGCGGGCTTAAGAGCTGCACCGCATAGGGCCGGTGCGGCGGTTTGCCGCCGTAGCCGCGAGTCAGCACCGTGGGGCGAAGGCCCTCGTCGCGGGCCCAGTCCAGCAGCCAGGACACGACCGGGGTCTTGCCGGTGCCGCCCCAGGAGATGTTGCCGACGCTGATGCAGGGGGCGGGAGGCCGCCAGGAGACGCGTTTGCCGGAAGCGAAAAGCCTGGCGCGCAGGCGCATCAGTCGGGCATAGGCCTTGCTTAAGGGGGCCAAAAAATGCGGAAACTGGCTTTGCAGA
This DNA window, taken from Desulfomicrobium sp. ZS1, encodes the following:
- a CDS encoding Jag N-terminal domain-containing protein; the protein is MNTYKDFQAKTVDQAIDDACRFFAVERDALEIDIVSGGSSGIFGLGAKKATIQAKRRRLNPAPEPSIVSVVAERDVPAGAPKQDEAEGLAEAEDALEVDAAVDFDDEDEPRPATTLSPEERALLEADIRKIMTVLLAPIAVNVTLTIDVAASPVTVHIEDEDNSGLIIGRDGQTITALQYLANRIVSKSWPQSPRIQLDAGDYRQKQEEQLLGIAQFLSEKAKKSGRVQSTRPLSSFHRRVVHMALQDDRGVQTRSKGEGHMKRVLILPVKRGKPAGRPPRRQEPAQAHQS
- the mnmE gene encoding tRNA uridine-5-carboxymethylaminomethyl(34) synthesis GTPase MnmE gives rise to the protein MNTNNDTIVAIATPPGQGAIGIVRLSGPTAGEIARALFHSSRPGFADFKPYQLHHGQLRDGRGSFLDEVLAAFMPGPGSFTGEDVVELQCHGGGAILRRVVEECLAGGARLAEAGEFSKRAFLNSRMDLTQAEAIMELVGAPTAVAVGLAGSKLEGLLAHRIGELRAGLESVRVQLCVAVDFPEDEVECLAPQDLARGVAETCQAMAELADNYDRGRCWRDGALVVLAGQVNAGKSSLMNAILGINRAIVTDIPGTTRDYLEESVQIDGLPVRLVDTAGLRAALDSVELLGIERSRELLARADLVLLVIDSELGPGAEDLDLVAEMENLLVVANKMDLVAGEPAWTGESPWKDKELCRLCAKHGQGVSGLLAAIRRMVAATGAPEAGTLVPNLRQHTALVRATEELAHLLDELAAGLPYDILSVRLDTACAILAEITGEITSEEVLRAVFDGFCIGK
- the rnr gene encoding ribonuclease R; translation: MPPKKQAKQLKFSKKTLLAALHQSGAPLRSKNIYDLFDADASLKKVIKSTLAQLVESGEIVQMGKSYGLIDNLPRMTGTLDVRRSGVGYLIADDRKQKDLFIHPNNFGGAWPGDKVIAVIDGSRKKDSPEGRVVEVLDRATRELLVRVTRRIHQDSYFCHPTDSRMPFYTVVDTSGVPNPEKGDILSVAPVEEQEKGIWRCTALRRLGEERDLATQELLVKTGYSIPEIFPVPALRQAEALPDAPSPQDWADRNDLRKLALVTIDGETAKDFDDAVYVERQENGYRLVVAIADVAHYVPEGSPLDVEALARGNSYYFPLSVEPMFPEALSNGLCSLRPKVARLAMVVDTPYSMDGEPGAPRLYNAVIMSQARLTYNQVQAALDGSPDQDTAELLPMLRDAEELAKIFMKRRMGRGCLDFDIPEAQVRVIEDIISVHAGTRLFSHRLIEEFMIAANERVAEYMGARQRVFPYRIHPQPDEKKLETLLRMLSHTSLVDRLPKEMNQMGLQHISHAAKGTDIEYLVNRLILRTMMQAQYSPENDGHYGLASVAYCHFTSPIRRYADLLVHRSLKRLIAGEPEKISMGDVQGICEGLNALERKAMEAEREIQKRSAILALEDRIGEEMRGVVSGVADFGFWVELLDMPVDGLVRLATLDDFYVFDPERQDLLGQRTGKTFAMGQTLNVVLEAVSLERVEINFTLP
- the lpxK gene encoding tetraacyldisaccharide 4'-kinase; translation: MTPDRISRLQSQFPHFLAPLSKAYARLMRLRARLFASGKRVSWRPPAPCISVGNISWGGTGKTPVVSWLLDWARDEGLRPTVLTRGYGGKPPHRPYAVQLLSPPHEAGDEPLLLKRTHPQAQILVDPNRVRAGKIAARKMADLFVLDDGYQHLRVQRDLNLCLLSPRDLDEEWNRVIPAGSWREDVSALSRADAFLINTMFDNDDGCLETVAHIKLAILGKPIFFFRVTARGVANALTGETQDTLDGQRFLLVTAIANPDKVCQTCKTDLGEKPVRHLIYPDHHPFSLSDWQAIVAAAERNDCAHIVCTPKDAVKLAPFADERLWTPQLTTSFSTAGPISFRDWLGDRFHHLPWTLHAPEKTS